The Thermoclostridium stercorarium subsp. stercorarium DSM 8532 genome contains a region encoding:
- a CDS encoding coiled-coil domain-containing protein, with protein MLAKRFGFFIIIAVIIALISANILSGQVLSQVQPITEVEEKLQDISEIEKTVLENLFTLSQQIEETERQKEKISAEVQRLRSDSEKLAKEIEEKQNTYNSQLNVLKKVLVSYQRKGPASFLETILKSENLSDFIQSLNIIRQISRNTDELLNRLESRKKELVSENEKLKAKEEELEKYIAELQNTLDEMYALREEQETILNSVGEAREMYQNELQRLQQEWNDLKVLFSEIVEYFTEIAKRGDFPVEALNLKISFPKISGKIYDQTLNSIWEKQSDLPKMVFEFRPEGIWVNVPEKQLSLRGIFKIENKTLLKFEVEEGTFCGMPLTEASIAELFKNGQIVINFEEIMAGSVTLESVEVFDGYLEFVITPSF; from the coding sequence GTGCTGGCAAAAAGATTTGGTTTTTTCATTATAATTGCCGTCATAATAGCCCTAATTTCCGCAAATATTCTTTCCGGTCAGGTTTTAAGCCAGGTCCAGCCAATAACCGAGGTCGAAGAAAAGCTTCAGGATATCTCCGAAATTGAAAAAACCGTGCTTGAAAATCTGTTTACCCTTTCCCAGCAAATAGAGGAAACCGAAAGGCAAAAGGAAAAAATCTCTGCGGAAGTTCAACGGTTGAGGAGCGATTCAGAAAAACTTGCAAAGGAAATTGAAGAAAAGCAAAATACATACAACAGCCAGCTCAATGTCCTTAAAAAAGTGCTCGTAAGTTACCAAAGGAAAGGCCCCGCGTCTTTTCTCGAAACAATTCTGAAATCGGAAAATCTATCGGATTTCATTCAAAGTTTGAATATCATACGTCAAATAAGCCGAAATACAGATGAACTGCTGAACAGGCTGGAAAGCAGGAAAAAGGAACTGGTTTCCGAAAATGAAAAACTGAAAGCAAAGGAAGAAGAACTGGAAAAGTATATTGCCGAGCTTCAGAATACTTTGGATGAAATGTACGCATTAAGGGAGGAACAGGAAACAATACTCAATTCCGTAGGCGAGGCCAGGGAGATGTATCAAAACGAATTGCAGCGCCTTCAGCAGGAGTGGAATGACTTAAAAGTATTGTTTTCGGAAATCGTGGAATATTTCACCGAAATAGCAAAAAGGGGAGACTTCCCGGTTGAAGCTCTGAATCTGAAAATCAGTTTTCCGAAAATATCAGGTAAAATATATGATCAGACACTGAACTCGATTTGGGAAAAACAGTCCGATCTCCCCAAAATGGTGTTTGAATTCAGACCCGAAGGAATATGGGTTAACGTTCCGGAAAAACAGTTATCCCTCCGCGGGATTTTTAAAATTGAAAATAAAACCCTTTTAAAATTTGAAGTGGAAGAAGGCACATTTTGCGGTATGCCCCTTACCGAGGCGTCCATTGCGGAACTGTTTAAAAACGGGCAGATAGTTATAAATTTCGAAGAAATAATGGCGGGAAGCGTGACTTTGGAATCTGTTGAAGTTTTTGACGGATACCTGGAATTCGTAATAACACCAAGCTTTTGA
- a CDS encoding PrsW family intramembrane metalloprotease yields MDPLRLFVIAVTPGIALAMGLYLTDRYDREPVGLLVRLFLHGMLAAVPTIFVERFLSNINIFSGIFSAVWTAYIVAGFTEEYFKRLVVMRLAYYHVSFDEKLDGIIYCAYSALGFATIENIMYVFSGYDADPYIGWYRGILSVPAHMLFAITMGYYLSLAKFSPDIINRKRYYSLSLIMPMLLHGTFNFILLSQNHMLMFLFIPFVIYMWITNLRKLNKYYQESKVWNKFDL; encoded by the coding sequence ATGGATCCGTTACGGTTGTTCGTAATAGCGGTTACACCCGGAATTGCCCTTGCAATGGGGTTATACCTTACCGACAGATACGACAGAGAGCCGGTAGGGCTTCTTGTAAGGCTTTTTCTCCACGGAATGCTGGCTGCTGTTCCGACAATATTCGTGGAAAGATTTTTAAGCAATATAAACATATTCAGCGGTATATTTTCCGCAGTCTGGACGGCATACATTGTGGCAGGTTTCACTGAAGAATACTTCAAGCGCCTTGTGGTCATGCGCCTGGCTTATTATCATGTCTCATTTGACGAAAAACTTGACGGAATTATTTACTGCGCATACTCGGCCCTTGGCTTTGCAACAATTGAAAATATTATGTATGTTTTTTCGGGGTATGACGCAGATCCTTACATTGGATGGTACCGCGGTATCTTAAGTGTTCCCGCTCATATGCTGTTTGCCATCACAATGGGTTATTACCTGTCGCTGGCAAAATTCAGCCCTGACATAATAAACCGAAAAAGATACTATTCACTGTCACTTATTATGCCTATGCTCTTACACGGAACCTTTAACTTTATTCTCCTCTCACAGAACCATATGCTTATGTTTCTGTTCATACCGTTTGTCATTTACATGTGGATAACAAACTTAAGGAAACTGAACAAGTATTATCAGGAGTCAAAGGTCTGGAACAAATTTGACCTATGA
- a CDS encoding Type 1 glutamine amidotransferase-like domain-containing protein has protein sequence MVLSGLSAGAICWFVFGHSDSDWFINPEQWDYVRAYGLGLIPAAHCPHYNEEGRESFDEMMRNETIPGIALEDRTSLVETDGRYRILNEDRGRKAYLLKVSDNKLIKIELEEGEFVL, from the coding sequence ATTGTGTTGTCTGGTTTAAGTGCCGGGGCGATTTGCTGGTTTGTGTTTGGACACAGCGACAGTGATTGGTTTATAAACCCAGAACAGTGGGATTATGTGCGCGCATACGGGCTGGGGCTGATACCTGCCGCGCATTGCCCTCATTATAATGAAGAGGGAAGGGAAAGTTTTGATGAAATGATGAGAAACGAAACCATCCCGGGAATAGCGCTGGAGGATAGAACGTCATTGGTCGAGACAGACGGCCGTTACAGAATATTGAACGAAGACAGGGGAAGGAAGGCATATTTGCTGAAAGTATCGGACAATAAATTAATAAAAATAGAACTGGAAGAAGGAGAATTTGTTTTGTAA
- a CDS encoding DNA-3-methyladenine glycosylase family protein: protein MYFEYGEKETEYLKERDKKLGEAIDRIGFVKRRIIPDPFRALVYSIVGQQITGKAADTVFNRLVARAGEIAPERLAELDISEIKACGMSLRKAEYIRKIAEAAVNGTVDFGGLKAKPDREVIDILTTLPGVGIWTAEMLLIFSLARPNVLSFSDFGIRKGLMKLHGIDRLTKEKFDEYRSLYSPYCTTASIYLWEIAKES from the coding sequence GTGTATTTCGAATATGGGGAAAAAGAAACAGAATATTTGAAGGAACGGGATAAAAAGCTTGGAGAAGCGATTGACAGGATTGGTTTCGTTAAGCGCCGGATTATTCCCGATCCCTTCCGGGCCCTTGTTTACAGCATAGTCGGACAGCAGATTACAGGAAAGGCGGCGGATACCGTGTTCAACAGGCTGGTCGCCAGGGCGGGAGAAATAGCGCCCGAAAGGCTGGCCGAGCTTGATATTTCAGAGATTAAGGCCTGCGGTATGTCTTTAAGAAAGGCTGAATATATAAGGAAAATTGCAGAGGCCGCTGTAAACGGAACAGTTGACTTTGGCGGCCTTAAAGCCAAACCCGACCGGGAGGTGATAGACATTCTTACAACCCTCCCGGGCGTTGGTATATGGACTGCGGAAATGCTTTTGATATTTTCCCTTGCCAGGCCGAATGTTTTAAGCTTCAGCGACTTTGGTATCAGGAAAGGGCTAATGAAACTCCATGGCATTGACAGGCTCACAAAAGAAAAATTTGACGAATACCGATCCCTTTATTCCCCGTATTGTACGACGGCTTCCATATATCTGTGGGAAATTGCGAAGGAGTCATAG
- the speD gene encoding adenosylmethionine decarboxylase — MKNKIKLYGFNNLTKSLCFNIFDVCYTMSEQDQKEYVEYIDEQYNSERLTNILLNVSDMIGAKVLHVSKQDYEPQGASATVLIAENNFHGSETLAHLDKSHIAVHTYPECHPVSSLATFRVDIDVSTCGEISPLNTLNYLISSFDSDIITMDYRIRGFTRDIDGNKLFMDHTISSIRDYINKETLEKYESVDFNMPECNLFHTRMMIKNINLNNYLLHTDENELSEETRLQIINSIKREMEEIFWGEIKKK, encoded by the coding sequence GTGAAAAACAAAATTAAACTCTACGGATTTAACAACCTAACAAAATCCTTATGCTTCAATATCTTCGACGTCTGTTATACCATGTCGGAACAGGATCAGAAAGAATATGTCGAGTACATTGATGAACAGTACAATTCCGAAAGGCTTACCAATATATTGCTTAACGTTTCGGATATGATAGGTGCCAAGGTTTTGCACGTGTCCAAACAGGATTATGAACCCCAAGGCGCAAGTGCAACCGTTCTAATTGCGGAAAATAATTTTCATGGCAGCGAAACCCTCGCTCATCTGGATAAAAGCCATATTGCCGTTCACACATATCCCGAATGTCATCCGGTATCCTCTCTGGCGACATTCCGTGTTGATATAGATGTCTCAACCTGCGGCGAAATTTCCCCGTTGAATACTTTGAATTATTTAATAAGCAGCTTTGATTCGGACATTATTACAATGGATTACAGGATCAGAGGCTTTACGCGGGATATTGACGGAAACAAACTCTTTATGGATCACACCATCTCGTCCATCAGGGATTATATAAACAAAGAGACACTTGAAAAATATGAATCGGTGGACTTTAATATGCCCGAATGCAATCTGTTCCACACACGGATGATGATTAAGAACATTAACCTGAACAATTACCTGTTGCACACCGATGAAAATGAATTGTCCGAAGAAACCCGCCTTCAAATTATAAACAGCATAAAACGCGAAATGGAGGAAATATTCTGGGGTGAAATAAAGAAAAAATAA
- a CDS encoding prephenate dehydrogenase — protein MGSSVKKIGVIGLGIIGGSLVKAVKRKGLCETVVAYDQNENTMELALKEGTIHKAAQGIDETFKGCEMVFICVPVKSIPEIVKQLDKIVESDCILTDVGSTKGNVMETVKKLKLSCPFIGGHPMAGSEESGYRASRHTLFENAYYVLTPLEGTDEVYINKLSEFLKLLGALPVIIDPHVHDYATAAISHVPHVIASALVNTIKGLDGSDRLMHTLAAGGFRDITRIASSEPAVWESICLTNKDNIIRVLGEFAKNINSFVEALNSNDDRKLRQLFKDAKEYRDSFSDRRVGALIKTYDITVDVEDKPGVIASIASELGKHRINIKNIGINNSREMEGGALAISFYDRESQERSYEILKQMGYSVYYR, from the coding sequence ATGGGAAGCTCAGTTAAAAAAATAGGTGTTATAGGTCTTGGAATAATCGGCGGTTCGCTGGTCAAGGCAGTAAAAAGAAAAGGATTGTGCGAAACGGTTGTTGCCTATGACCAGAATGAAAATACAATGGAGCTGGCATTAAAGGAAGGCACTATCCATAAAGCGGCACAAGGCATTGATGAAACCTTTAAAGGCTGTGAAATGGTTTTTATATGTGTGCCGGTAAAGAGCATACCCGAAATAGTGAAACAATTGGACAAAATAGTGGAATCAGACTGTATTCTGACAGACGTGGGCAGTACGAAAGGCAATGTTATGGAAACGGTGAAAAAATTGAAACTTTCCTGCCCGTTTATAGGCGGACACCCTATGGCGGGTTCCGAAGAATCGGGATACAGGGCTTCAAGACATACGCTGTTTGAAAACGCGTATTATGTTTTAACTCCTCTGGAGGGAACTGATGAGGTTTACATAAATAAACTTTCTGAATTTCTTAAATTATTGGGGGCGCTGCCGGTAATAATTGATCCGCATGTCCATGATTATGCCACCGCGGCCATCAGCCATGTACCTCATGTAATAGCCAGCGCGCTGGTTAATACAATAAAGGGGCTGGACGGCAGCGACAGACTGATGCATACGCTGGCTGCCGGAGGATTCAGGGACATTACAAGGATTGCTTCTTCCGAGCCGGCGGTATGGGAAAGTATCTGCCTTACAAACAAAGATAATATAATCAGGGTTCTTGGGGAGTTCGCAAAAAATATCAATTCTTTCGTTGAAGCATTAAACAGCAATGATGATAGAAAGTTGAGGCAATTGTTTAAGGACGCAAAGGAATACAGGGATTCTTTCTCCGACAGAAGAGTCGGGGCTTTGATAAAAACGTATGACATTACGGTGGATGTGGAGGACAAGCCCGGCGTTATTGCATCCATAGCAAGTGAGCTGGGCAAACACCGGATTAACATCAAAAACATAGGCATCAATAACAGCCGTGAAATGGAAGGCGGGGCGCTGGCTATAAGTTTCTATGATCGCGAAAGCCAGGAAAGAAGTTATGAAATCCTGAAACAAATGGGCTATTCGGTGTATTACAGATAG
- a CDS encoding Type 1 glutamine amidotransferase-like domain-containing protein, with protein sequence MGCSADALCLVSNTYSAGQIRDMILGSDIVYVGGGDTVRMLETWRG encoded by the coding sequence CTGGGCTGCAGTGCGGACGCATTATGCCTTGTGTCAAATACATACAGTGCCGGGCAGATCAGAGACATGATTCTTGGTTCTGATATCGTTTATGTAGGTGGCGGTGACACCGTAAGAATGCTGGAAACATGGCGTGGATAA
- a CDS encoding glycosylhydrolase-like jelly roll fold domain-containing protein: protein MIKALKEKFLHPDDEFTPIPFWFWNDSLNEEEIRRQIHDFREKGVMGFVIHPRIGIPKNIEYLSDRFMQLVRFAVAEAARLGMKVVLYDEGMYPSGSAHGLVVKKNPEYASKGLSMTEYPLDDIDEIEFPIPNNERIVSILAVEKKSADSFVYESTKKLHAENGKVRFKVPKDGKWSLVVFTLCFSGGTIRGIHFGEDDGEPFAPPSADLLNPDAVAAFIEITHERYYQVLKKYFGNTVIAMFTDEPCILGRNHRKGLIPWTDDFLECFISAGNEETSLPALWWECGGKTEEIRRNYSNAVNLRLEWSYYRQISEWCEKHGIALTGHPEKSDEIGLLKYFHIPGQDIVWRWVAPENNRGIEGEHSTMAKCSSDSARHRGRRRNSNECFGCCGPEGIHWAFSMDDMKWYMDWMFVRGVNLLYPHAFFYSIEGERRFGERPPDVGPNNVWWKYYNFVSDYIKRMCFIMTDSVNQTNVCILCGSSGLPWKAAKHLYRNQMEFNYLETELLLSEKCKIEGGRIKIEKQEYTVAVIEEPDILSDEVKDRLSVFIRQGGKVVVYNDGANKDNLLGFESVSSPEEFIEFIKEHGGYDYSFEPRHPDLRVSHVVKGGCHLYVLTNEGENTINTVLRTRITGRAELWDAWRGAVTEIDPIACGENDMSIEISLPRRESLVVCIDRSEKAVPGVKGFARKVQKQELQLCWSIFDNQRLIKERENSLVSWTEWPGMDAFTGTLIYETSFIQSEKGNCRYLLDLGEVHEIVRLYINGHDAGVRMWKPYVFDITRWMKSGVNTVRAEVTNSMANKISGAKLKSGLIGPVCLVKVYETN from the coding sequence ATGATCAAAGCGCTTAAGGAAAAATTTCTGCACCCGGACGACGAATTCACCCCAATTCCCTTCTGGTTCTGGAATGATTCACTGAATGAAGAGGAAATAAGAAGGCAGATTCATGATTTCAGGGAAAAGGGCGTGATGGGTTTTGTAATACACCCGAGAATAGGAATACCGAAGAATATTGAATACCTTTCCGACAGGTTCATGCAACTGGTCAGGTTCGCCGTTGCCGAAGCAGCACGGCTTGGAATGAAAGTGGTTCTCTATGATGAAGGCATGTATCCGTCAGGTTCCGCCCACGGACTTGTGGTTAAGAAAAATCCCGAGTATGCCTCAAAAGGTTTAAGCATGACCGAATATCCGCTGGATGATATTGACGAAATAGAATTTCCCATTCCCAATAACGAGAGGATTGTTTCAATTCTTGCCGTAGAAAAGAAGTCTGCCGATTCCTTTGTTTATGAAAGCACCAAAAAACTTCATGCGGAAAATGGAAAAGTGCGCTTTAAGGTGCCGAAAGACGGAAAATGGTCACTGGTGGTTTTTACGCTGTGCTTTTCAGGAGGCACAATAAGGGGAATTCATTTCGGCGAAGACGACGGAGAACCCTTTGCACCGCCTTCTGCAGATCTTTTAAACCCCGATGCTGTTGCAGCTTTCATAGAAATTACCCATGAAAGATATTACCAGGTGTTGAAGAAGTATTTCGGAAACACGGTAATTGCAATGTTTACAGATGAGCCGTGCATTCTTGGAAGAAACCATAGAAAAGGACTGATACCGTGGACCGATGATTTCCTGGAATGCTTTATATCGGCTGGTAACGAAGAAACAAGCCTTCCCGCGTTATGGTGGGAATGCGGCGGGAAAACCGAAGAAATCCGAAGGAATTACAGTAATGCCGTAAATCTCAGACTTGAATGGTCCTATTACAGGCAAATTTCCGAGTGGTGTGAAAAACACGGCATTGCTTTAACAGGACACCCCGAAAAAAGCGACGAGATCGGTCTTTTGAAATATTTTCACATACCCGGGCAGGATATTGTATGGAGATGGGTTGCCCCCGAGAATAACAGGGGAATTGAAGGAGAACACAGCACAATGGCAAAGTGCTCTTCAGACTCCGCGCGGCACCGGGGCAGGCGCAGAAACTCGAACGAATGCTTTGGATGCTGCGGCCCTGAAGGCATTCACTGGGCATTTTCGATGGACGACATGAAATGGTATATGGATTGGATGTTTGTGCGGGGTGTGAATCTGCTGTATCCCCATGCCTTCTTTTACTCAATTGAAGGTGAAAGGCGTTTCGGAGAAAGGCCGCCCGATGTCGGGCCCAATAATGTATGGTGGAAATATTATAATTTTGTTTCCGACTATATTAAAAGAATGTGCTTTATTATGACCGACTCGGTAAATCAGACGAATGTCTGTATTCTTTGCGGAAGCAGCGGTCTTCCGTGGAAAGCGGCAAAACACCTTTACCGGAACCAGATGGAGTTCAATTACCTTGAAACCGAACTTCTGCTTTCCGAAAAATGCAAAATTGAAGGCGGCAGGATAAAAATTGAGAAACAGGAATATACGGTAGCGGTAATAGAGGAGCCAGACATCCTTTCAGATGAGGTGAAAGATAGGCTTTCGGTGTTTATCCGTCAAGGCGGGAAAGTCGTTGTCTATAATGACGGCGCCAACAAAGATAATTTGCTGGGATTTGAGTCTGTAAGCAGCCCGGAAGAGTTTATAGAATTTATCAAAGAGCACGGGGGATATGATTATTCCTTTGAACCCCGTCATCCCGATTTAAGGGTTAGCCATGTGGTAAAGGGCGGGTGCCACCTTTATGTCCTCACAAACGAAGGCGAAAACACAATCAATACTGTGCTCCGGACCAGAATAACGGGGAGGGCTGAGCTCTGGGACGCGTGGAGGGGTGCGGTGACCGAAATTGATCCGATAGCTTGCGGTGAGAATGATATGAGCATTGAAATAAGCCTTCCGCGGAGAGAAAGCCTTGTAGTCTGCATTGATCGGTCCGAAAAAGCCGTGCCTGGAGTCAAAGGTTTCGCCCGAAAGGTGCAGAAGCAGGAACTTCAGCTGTGCTGGAGCATTTTTGACAACCAAAGGCTGATTAAAGAAAGGGAAAACAGTTTGGTTTCATGGACCGAATGGCCGGGCATGGATGCTTTTACGGGAACGTTGATTTACGAGACGTCATTCATTCAGAGTGAAAAAGGCAACTGCAGGTATCTGCTGGATCTGGGAGAGGTACATGAAATAGTCCGGTTGTATATTAACGGACACGACGCAGGTGTAAGAATGTGGAAACCTTATGTTTTTGACATTACACGCTGGATGAAATCGGGCGTGAACACCGTCCGTGCAGAAGTAACAAATTCCATGGCAAACAAAATCAGCGGGGCGAAACTTAAATCAGGTCTGATTGGCCCCGTTTGCCTGGTCAAGGTATATGAAACAAACTAA
- a CDS encoding nitroreductase family protein, whose amino-acid sequence MDFFDVINRRYSVRSYLPDEVEAEKIQKILEAARLAPTACNLQAFKVVVAKTEGRKEEIRKIYPRGWFAEAPYIIAVCAEKGKGWVRSDQKSFADVDATIVMDHIILAATALGLGTCWIGAFDPKAAAEVLELGNNLEPIVLTPLGYPKGEQTPRRRKALEELVIYR is encoded by the coding sequence ATGGATTTTTTCGATGTGATTAACAGGAGGTACAGTGTAAGATCCTATCTCCCCGATGAAGTTGAAGCTGAAAAAATACAGAAAATACTTGAAGCTGCAAGGCTTGCACCAACAGCTTGCAATTTGCAGGCATTTAAGGTGGTGGTGGCCAAAACCGAAGGCCGAAAGGAAGAGATTAGGAAAATATACCCCCGGGGCTGGTTTGCCGAGGCACCCTATATAATTGCTGTCTGTGCCGAAAAAGGCAAGGGCTGGGTAAGGAGCGATCAGAAAAGTTTTGCAGATGTCGATGCCACAATCGTTATGGATCACATAATTCTTGCGGCGACGGCGTTAGGCCTTGGTACCTGCTGGATTGGAGCGTTTGATCCGAAGGCCGCTGCCGAAGTCCTGGAGCTTGGAAACAATTTGGAACCCATTGTATTAACTCCGCTGGGATATCCTAAGGGAGAACAGACCCCCAGAAGGAGAAAGGCTCTTGAGGAACTGGTCATTTACAGATAA
- a CDS encoding cell division ATP-binding protein FtsE, producing MIEATNVSLRYGDGTLALHDVNLKIKQGEFVYIVGPSGSGKTSLLKLLMGMEFPTSGSLYVMDQLMAKSEIRNIRKLRRKIGPVFQEFRLIPGRTAFDNVLIGMRFLDIPKRQMMDNAKNSLEKVGLGHKASVMVDKLSYGEAQRVAIARAVARKPSLILADEPTGNLDYDNAINIMNLFYTLKDKNTTVLVTTHATHLIGNYKDATVIRVEQGNITVERRGEHI from the coding sequence ATGATTGAGGCCACCAATGTTTCTTTAAGATATGGCGACGGCACCCTTGCCCTTCACGATGTAAACCTGAAAATAAAACAGGGAGAATTTGTTTACATTGTAGGGCCCAGCGGTTCGGGAAAAACCAGTCTGCTCAAGCTTTTAATGGGTATGGAGTTTCCTACGTCGGGCTCCCTTTATGTAATGGATCAGCTTATGGCAAAAAGTGAAATCAGAAACATAAGGAAACTCCGCAGGAAAATTGGGCCGGTTTTTCAGGAATTCAGGCTTATTCCGGGAAGAACGGCCTTTGATAATGTATTGATAGGCATGCGTTTCTTGGATATTCCGAAACGCCAGATGATGGATAATGCAAAAAACTCTCTTGAAAAAGTAGGGCTTGGGCACAAGGCTTCGGTAATGGTGGATAAGCTTTCTTACGGGGAAGCCCAAAGGGTCGCAATAGCAAGAGCGGTGGCCAGGAAGCCCTCGCTGATTCTTGCCGACGAGCCTACAGGCAATCTGGATTATGATAATGCAATCAATATCATGAACCTTTTTTATACGTTGAAAGATAAAAACACCACCGTACTTGTCACAACCCATGCAACGCATTTAATCGGAAATTACAAAGATGCCACAGTCATTCGTGTTGAGCAGGGCAATATTACCGTTGAACGCCGGGGTGAACACATATGA
- a CDS encoding cell division protein FtsX, which produces MKNASYFLKEAIRIVLTNKLSNLFSFLGTALILFLLALVIAIWSISSQLTRMLRDEAEINAYFNKAAANTEELLNLIRQIDGVREVRLVSEEEAKIRMEKILGEESGILDLFDENPFEAYFEVKIELEKLDSVFTQISSLRGINYVRENREVLERIEGITKAFEVLGYLVIAAVSITTLIIISHMIRQGIYQNREQIRTLVLLGAPDNFINFPYILLGFLLTFCGGIVATVFINILINQGYSRLSSTIPFIPLPPRNQLVYGLSIFLLSVSASLGILGSLFGVSTSKKS; this is translated from the coding sequence ATGAAAAACGCTTCATACTTTTTAAAAGAAGCCATAAGGATAGTCCTTACCAATAAGCTTTCAAACCTGTTTTCCTTTTTGGGAACCGCCCTTATTCTGTTTTTGCTTGCCCTCGTTATAGCCATCTGGAGCATAAGCAGCCAGTTGACCAGAATGCTTAGGGATGAGGCCGAAATTAATGCATATTTTAACAAGGCTGCTGCAAATACCGAGGAACTGCTTAATTTAATCCGGCAAATTGACGGAGTACGGGAAGTAAGGCTGGTCAGCGAGGAAGAAGCCAAAATACGCATGGAAAAAATTTTGGGCGAAGAGTCGGGTATACTTGACCTGTTTGATGAAAATCCCTTTGAAGCCTACTTTGAGGTGAAAATTGAGCTCGAAAAGCTGGATTCCGTTTTCACTCAAATATCCTCCCTTCGCGGGATAAATTACGTACGGGAAAACAGGGAGGTCCTTGAAAGAATTGAAGGGATAACGAAAGCCTTTGAGGTTCTCGGCTATCTGGTCATAGCAGCGGTAAGTATAACCACTCTGATAATTATATCCCATATGATAAGACAGGGTATCTATCAAAACCGCGAACAAATCCGGACCCTTGTGCTTTTGGGAGCTCCCGACAATTTTATCAATTTCCCTTACATATTGCTTGGTTTTTTGCTCACCTTCTGTGGAGGAATCGTTGCAACGGTATTTATCAACATATTAATAAATCAGGGATATTCAAGGCTCAGCAGCACTATCCCCTTCATACCGCTGCCGCCCAGGAACCAGCTGGTTTACGGGCTCAGCATATTCCTCCTTTCGGTAAGCGCATCCCTTGGAATACTGGGCAGTTTATTCGGTGTTTCCACATCAAAGAAGAGTTAG
- the speE gene encoding polyamine aminopropyltransferase has product MSLWFSENYADGVVFSIKVNKQLASVKSEFQQIDVYDSDDLGRILVIDDYLMLTEKDEFIYHEMLVHVPMAVHPKVEQILVIGAGDGGIVRELTRYDYVKKIDLVEIDEMVIKVCREFFPQIASKFDDARVNIHIQDGLEYVKYCQNQYDLIIVDSTDPVGPGEALFTEDFYRNCYKALKDDGIMVNQHESPFYPIDVAGMKKAHKKIYRVFDISEVYQAHIPTYASGHWLFGFASKKYHPTRDFNADRWNSLGIKTKYYNTDLHIGAFALPNYVKELLKEAENEV; this is encoded by the coding sequence ATGAGTTTATGGTTTAGTGAAAACTATGCTGATGGTGTTGTTTTTTCAATAAAGGTAAACAAACAGCTTGCCAGCGTAAAAAGTGAATTTCAGCAAATAGATGTATATGATTCCGACGATCTTGGCAGGATTTTGGTCATAGACGATTACCTGATGCTTACAGAAAAGGACGAATTCATCTATCACGAAATGCTGGTCCATGTTCCAATGGCAGTCCACCCCAAGGTTGAACAAATTCTTGTCATTGGAGCCGGCGACGGCGGAATAGTACGGGAACTGACCCGTTATGATTATGTTAAGAAAATAGACCTCGTTGAAATAGATGAAATGGTTATAAAGGTTTGCAGGGAGTTTTTCCCGCAGATCGCGTCTAAATTCGACGATGCCCGGGTAAATATTCATATCCAGGATGGGCTGGAATATGTAAAATATTGCCAAAATCAATACGACCTCATAATCGTGGATTCCACCGATCCTGTGGGCCCCGGGGAAGCGTTATTTACGGAAGATTTTTATAGAAATTGTTATAAAGCCCTAAAAGATGACGGCATAATGGTTAACCAACATGAAAGCCCGTTTTATCCCATAGATGTCGCCGGAATGAAAAAGGCGCATAAAAAAATATACAGGGTTTTTGACATAAGTGAAGTGTATCAGGCACATATTCCTACATATGCTTCAGGGCACTGGCTGTTTGGATTTGCATCGAAAAAATACCATCCGACAAGGGATTTTAATGCCGACAGATGGAACTCCCTCGGCATAAAAACGAAATACTACAATACCGACTTGCATATCGGCGCATTTGCACTGCCAAACTATGTGAAGGAATTACTTAAGGAAGCGGAAAACGAAGTCTAA